One stretch of Anaerobacillus sp. CMMVII DNA includes these proteins:
- a CDS encoding PstS family phosphate ABC transporter substrate-binding protein — MKQINKGVELLNTSMVTKVISVIFLTGLFGFFGFIGVVFSALMGGVKFYTPLIAIVTVGIILYSIVRIFNILQGKKLKIAVISFVGLCVLAIGGYEITNAYHNSFGIVNAEVNLYQYHPFYENSKVVTLSEPASLKLEKELPILDGATALYPLYSAFVRATYPNKEYEIYQSEVMSSKTGEAYTKLINGHVDIIFAAGPSDRQLRAAEQKVVELKLTPIGREAFVFFVSSKNTVESLTIDQIQSIYTGEITNWNQLGGKIDSIRAFQRPADSGSQTALENLMGEKPLMKPPTEDIVSGMGGIISETSSYRNYKNAIGYSFRFFSTEMVQNGEIRHLKINGVFPDKETIRSGEYPISSEFYAITAGSDNPHIDAFIEWILSEQGQYLVEATGYIPVGD, encoded by the coding sequence ATGAAACAAATAAATAAAGGGGTGGAATTATTGAATACGAGTATGGTTACGAAGGTTATTTCGGTGATTTTTTTAACTGGATTATTCGGTTTTTTTGGTTTTATTGGAGTTGTTTTCTCAGCATTAATGGGTGGGGTAAAGTTTTACACGCCTTTAATTGCGATTGTCACAGTCGGAATTATCCTTTATAGTATTGTTCGTATTTTTAATATTTTACAAGGTAAAAAGTTAAAGATTGCAGTGATTAGTTTCGTTGGGCTTTGTGTTCTCGCAATTGGCGGGTATGAAATTACGAATGCATATCACAATAGTTTTGGGATAGTAAATGCAGAAGTCAATTTATATCAGTATCATCCATTCTATGAAAATTCTAAAGTAGTAACGTTGTCAGAACCAGCTTCCTTAAAACTTGAAAAAGAGTTACCAATATTAGATGGAGCAACGGCGCTCTATCCTCTTTATTCAGCATTCGTGCGGGCAACTTATCCAAACAAAGAGTACGAGATTTATCAAAGTGAAGTTATGTCGAGTAAAACTGGAGAGGCTTATACAAAGCTAATTAACGGTCATGTTGATATTATTTTTGCAGCAGGGCCATCTGATCGACAACTTCGTGCCGCTGAGCAAAAAGTCGTAGAATTAAAGCTTACACCAATTGGTAGAGAAGCCTTTGTCTTTTTTGTTAGTTCGAAAAACACTGTAGAAAGTCTTACTATTGATCAAATCCAAAGTATTTATACTGGTGAGATAACAAACTGGAATCAGCTAGGTGGCAAGATTGACTCAATACGAGCCTTTCAACGCCCAGCTGATAGCGGAAGCCAAACAGCCTTAGAAAACCTGATGGGCGAAAAACCACTGATGAAACCACCTACAGAAGATATTGTTTCAGGAATGGGTGGCATAATTTCCGAAACGTCAAGCTATCGTAATTATAAAAATGCGATTGGCTACTCGTTCCGCTTTTTTTCGACTGAGATGGTTCAAAATGGAGAAATCCGTCACTTGAAAATTAATGGTGTTTTCCCCGATAAGGAAACGATTAGAAGCGGGGAGTATCCAATATCCAGTGAATTTTATGCGATTACAGCAGGAAGTGATAATCCGCATATCGATGCCTTCATTGAATGGATTTTATCTGAGCAAGGACAGTATTTAGTTGAAGCAACTGGTTATATTCCTGTCGGAGATTAA
- a CDS encoding DUF5316 domain-containing protein, whose amino-acid sequence MVKAFLIIGVIGILLSGIFIGAWTNGPQQRANFHSETEEHRGFRTEFALYSGLIGLISFGISAIIYFL is encoded by the coding sequence GTGGTCAAAGCTTTTCTGATTATAGGTGTAATCGGGATTTTACTATCTGGTATTTTTATTGGGGCCTGGACCAATGGACCACAACAACGGGCTAATTTTCACTCTGAGACAGAAGAACATAGGGGCTTTAGAACTGAGTTTGCTTTGTATTCTGGATTAATTGGACTAATCTCGTTTGGGATTAGTGCGATTATTTACTTTCTATAA
- a CDS encoding 3-ketoacyl-ACP reductase encodes MISLKGKNAIITGAGRGIGKATAIALAKEGVNLGLIGLNMANLEKLAEELSEYDVNISAAAADVSDLEAVTHAVDHIRSDLGKVDILINNAGIAQFGGFLDLSPDEWEKIIRVNLMGVYHVTRAVLPEMIEQKSGDIINIASTAGQKGAPVTSAYSASKFAVMGLTESLALEVRKHNIRVTALTPSTVVTDLAHETNLITGDPERVIHPEDLADLVVAGLKLHPRVFMKTAGLWSTNP; translated from the coding sequence ATGATTTCACTAAAAGGAAAAAACGCCATCATTACCGGCGCTGGAAGAGGGATTGGAAAAGCTACGGCAATCGCCTTAGCAAAAGAAGGCGTAAACCTTGGTTTAATTGGCTTAAACATGGCTAATCTAGAAAAACTTGCTGAGGAACTTTCAGAGTATGATGTAAACATTTCTGCTGCGGCCGCAGATGTCAGCGATCTTGAAGCGGTAACTCATGCTGTTGATCATATAAGATCAGACCTAGGAAAAGTTGATATTTTAATCAACAATGCTGGAATTGCTCAATTCGGTGGCTTTTTAGATTTATCACCAGATGAATGGGAGAAAATTATTCGCGTCAACCTAATGGGCGTTTATCATGTAACTCGCGCGGTATTACCAGAAATGATCGAACAGAAATCAGGTGACATAATAAATATCGCTTCAACAGCAGGTCAAAAAGGAGCTCCTGTAACAAGCGCTTATAGTGCTTCGAAATTCGCTGTCATGGGGCTAACCGAATCGCTAGCTTTAGAAGTACGAAAACATAATATTCGCGTCACTGCATTAACGCCAAGTACAGTTGTCACAGATTTAGCACATGAAACAAACCTAATTACTGGAGATCCAGAAAGAGTTATACACCCAGAAGATTTAGCAGATCTCGTTGTCGCTGGATTAAAACTTCATCCACGAGTTTTCATGAAGACAGCTGGACTCTGGTCGACAAATCCTTAG
- a CDS encoding MFS transporter: MNRKLFLYVKAFSDFGTFMDLIVLNVLIYAATGSPIWLAAAMAARTFGGVLSSLFSGVIADRFNRRKIMINTDIIRALIILILIPFPNPTLIIIVSFLIGFTSTFFAVSFSAEIPRIFGENKILQTNAIIARLTSISLVAGFIGAALITDFLGYKVTLILDASTYLISAIVLVKMKWETSVESTSAALASGLKQKVTSIINDLKEVYKYLTLAPMLMMVNIVFLVGAFAGSSHNLGIPLLAETIDFERQGFYYGMIWGVWGIGSVFATMILPKLKWLIEQKLYWVCLGSAILMSTGFIIFLSTTMLWILFPFAFFTGIFDACFTTLHATILQKSDNYIRGRIFGVGMLLKSLGFALGFVIAPILLEKLTMAHMVWVLHGTLIITTLIIFFFARMYHSRTKLIPIESN, encoded by the coding sequence ATGAACCGTAAACTATTTTTATATGTAAAAGCTTTTTCCGATTTTGGCACATTTATGGACTTAATCGTTCTTAATGTGCTAATTTACGCTGCAACAGGAAGTCCCATCTGGCTTGCCGCAGCAATGGCCGCTAGAACCTTCGGCGGGGTCTTATCTAGTCTTTTTTCTGGGGTGATTGCAGATCGGTTTAACCGTAGAAAAATAATGATCAACACTGATATTATCAGAGCACTCATTATTCTGATCCTGATCCCATTTCCAAATCCAACCCTTATTATCATTGTTTCATTTTTAATTGGCTTTACGAGTACATTTTTTGCGGTTAGCTTTAGTGCAGAAATCCCAAGAATTTTTGGGGAAAATAAAATTCTACAAACGAACGCGATTATTGCCCGACTAACGTCAATTAGTCTTGTAGCTGGGTTCATTGGTGCTGCGTTAATTACTGACTTTTTAGGTTATAAAGTTACGTTAATTCTCGATGCCTCTACCTACCTAATCTCTGCGATTGTCTTGGTGAAAATGAAATGGGAAACCTCTGTGGAAAGTACGAGTGCTGCTCTTGCCTCAGGGCTAAAACAGAAAGTCACGAGTATTATTAATGATTTGAAGGAAGTCTATAAATATCTTACTCTTGCACCTATGTTGATGATGGTGAATATCGTCTTTCTAGTTGGGGCCTTTGCTGGTAGTTCTCACAATCTAGGCATTCCATTACTAGCTGAAACGATAGACTTTGAAAGACAAGGATTTTACTATGGAATGATCTGGGGCGTTTGGGGAATTGGGTCTGTTTTCGCTACGATGATCCTTCCAAAATTAAAATGGCTTATCGAACAAAAGCTCTATTGGGTCTGTCTTGGATCAGCTATCTTAATGTCAACAGGATTTATTATCTTTTTATCGACGACGATGCTTTGGATCCTCTTTCCGTTTGCTTTCTTTACAGGAATTTTCGATGCATGCTTTACAACCCTTCATGCAACCATACTCCAAAAGTCTGATAATTATATCCGTGGCAGAATTTTCGGTGTGGGAATGCTATTGAAATCATTAGGATTTGCGCTCGGCTTTGTGATCGCCCCTATCCTACTTGAAAAACTGACAATGGCTCATATGGTTTGGGTTTTACACGGTACCTTGATTATTACGACACTTATTATTTTCTTTTTTGCAAGAATGTACCATTCGAGAACGAAACTTATACCGATTGAAAGTAACTAG
- a CDS encoding DUF4829 domain-containing protein, with product MKRIVLCLSVLVMMGMLIGCSKSSEAQVDLSPKETIIQFFEYQNEKKLEEMEGLLSEDRKGISWELNKLRSIEILSIEEESSPEMKEQYIKYGRGKDIKESNISVFKVEFEVDYAGGFGSGLDNGVHSWWYYLTRETDTAPWKIDDWGY from the coding sequence ATGAAAAGAATAGTGTTATGTTTAAGTGTTTTAGTGATGATGGGTATGCTTATTGGATGCAGTAAATCTTCAGAGGCCCAAGTTGATCTATCACCAAAAGAAACGATTATTCAGTTTTTTGAGTACCAAAACGAAAAAAAACTAGAAGAAATGGAAGGCTTACTCAGCGAAGATCGGAAGGGGATTTCTTGGGAGTTAAACAAATTAAGATCCATCGAAATTCTATCTATTGAAGAAGAAAGCTCGCCTGAGATGAAAGAGCAATATATCAAGTATGGACGTGGGAAGGATATCAAAGAGTCTAATATTAGTGTCTTTAAAGTTGAATTTGAAGTGGATTATGCTGGTGGTTTTGGGTCTGGATTAGATAACGGAGTACATAGTTGGTGGTATTATCTCACGAGAGAAACCGATACAGCGCCATGGAAAATTGATGATTGGGGCTATTAA
- a CDS encoding PspC domain-containing protein: MEVEQLSRLTKSSKNKLFYGVCSGIAEHFDIHPLGVRILFISLPASVVLYFILAFHLPEKHSSLY, from the coding sequence ATGGAGGTGGAACAACTGAGTAGATTAACGAAGTCTTCAAAGAATAAGCTGTTTTATGGAGTATGTAGTGGGATCGCTGAACATTTTGATATCCATCCTCTTGGCGTGAGAATACTATTCATTTCTCTACCAGCTTCAGTAGTACTGTACTTTATTTTAGCTTTTCATTTACCCGAAAAACATTCATCACTTTATTAA
- a CDS encoding penicillin acylase family protein, whose product MEISLEKQPKRSLVKKILIILTLVILAIILVASVWGYLQLKKPLPKISGTVHISGLVEPVSVWRDVNGVPHIEATNEHDLYFAQGYVTAQDRLFQMDLGRRQASGRLSEVIGEATVNNDKYFRTFGLRRAAEASLAVLSEEAHQTLTSYAAGVNAFIDEAKSNGTLPIEFRFMGYEPEEWTELDSLTLGKYMAYDLGGNWHGQLFRHYLLQYFSEDEALDLFPSYPKEGPHILDVVKENQLDFSHSLASNFVPNAENGSNNWVLAGSRTETGLPLLADDPHLSLATPSIWYETHLQSPEVNVTGVIFAGIPGIILGHNEHIAWGVTNVGPDVQQLYLEKRNPTNPYEFEYMGEWEEANVIKEEINVKGKDAPEKHEIVITRHGPIISEFAHTDHPKQALSLRWTAHDPTPELEAVLRYNKATNWDEFKEALTYFRAPAQNFVFAATDGTIAYRANGLIPIRANNEALLPVPGWTDEYEWQGFIPWEELPTIVNPPGGFISTANNKVVDDDYPYHISHSWAQPFRQRRIVDVLESKEIFSLEDMKALQFDQKNLQAAELLPLLLPIVKRAADLRNIDEQAIELLENWDQNDDKNLAAPLIHHLWITSFSNYILRRDFMARWLGTFEIPESSLMS is encoded by the coding sequence TTGGAAATTAGTTTAGAAAAGCAACCCAAAAGAAGTCTCGTAAAAAAGATACTTATTATTTTAACGCTGGTGATATTAGCTATTATTCTAGTAGCGAGTGTTTGGGGGTATTTACAACTTAAAAAACCTCTACCAAAGATAAGTGGAACCGTACATATTTCGGGACTAGTTGAACCGGTTTCTGTATGGCGCGATGTAAATGGAGTTCCTCATATTGAAGCCACGAATGAGCATGACCTATATTTTGCTCAAGGGTATGTGACTGCTCAGGATCGCTTGTTTCAAATGGATTTAGGTAGAAGACAAGCGTCAGGAAGACTGAGTGAGGTAATTGGTGAGGCGACTGTAAATAATGACAAATACTTTCGGACGTTTGGTTTACGAAGAGCCGCAGAAGCATCGCTTGCAGTACTATCAGAAGAAGCACATCAAACTTTGACGTCCTATGCAGCTGGAGTAAACGCTTTTATAGATGAAGCGAAGTCAAATGGTACCTTGCCAATTGAGTTTCGGTTTATGGGCTATGAACCAGAAGAATGGACTGAACTAGATTCCCTCACACTAGGAAAATATATGGCATATGACTTAGGCGGGAACTGGCACGGACAATTGTTCAGACATTATCTATTGCAATATTTCAGTGAGGATGAAGCGTTGGATTTATTTCCAAGTTATCCAAAAGAGGGACCGCATATTCTCGATGTCGTTAAAGAAAACCAGTTAGATTTTTCCCATAGTTTAGCAAGTAACTTTGTCCCTAATGCTGAAAATGGAAGTAATAACTGGGTTCTGGCAGGAAGTCGAACAGAAACAGGGCTTCCGCTACTTGCAGATGACCCTCATTTAAGTTTGGCAACTCCGTCGATTTGGTATGAAACACATTTACAATCTCCGGAAGTCAATGTAACAGGGGTGATTTTTGCCGGTATTCCAGGGATTATCCTCGGTCATAACGAGCATATCGCTTGGGGAGTGACAAATGTTGGTCCAGATGTACAACAGCTTTATCTTGAAAAACGAAATCCAACGAATCCCTATGAGTTTGAGTACATGGGTGAATGGGAAGAGGCAAATGTTATTAAGGAAGAAATTAATGTGAAAGGAAAGGATGCTCCTGAAAAGCACGAGATTGTTATCACTCGTCATGGTCCAATTATTTCTGAATTTGCGCATACGGATCATCCAAAACAAGCGTTATCTCTTCGGTGGACAGCGCATGATCCAACGCCAGAATTAGAAGCAGTGTTACGTTACAATAAGGCAACAAATTGGGACGAATTTAAAGAGGCATTAACGTATTTTCGGGCACCCGCGCAAAACTTTGTTTTTGCAGCTACTGATGGAACGATTGCCTATCGGGCGAATGGGTTAATTCCGATCCGTGCGAACAATGAAGCATTATTACCTGTGCCAGGCTGGACGGATGAGTATGAATGGCAAGGCTTTATTCCTTGGGAAGAGTTGCCAACTATCGTAAATCCGCCAGGAGGGTTCATTTCCACAGCAAACAACAAAGTCGTAGACGATGACTATCCTTATCATATTTCTCATAGCTGGGCACAACCTTTTCGGCAGCGGCGAATTGTCGACGTTTTAGAAAGTAAAGAGATTTTTTCATTAGAAGATATGAAGGCGCTTCAATTTGATCAGAAAAATTTACAAGCGGCGGAATTATTGCCTCTGTTATTACCTATTGTAAAAAGAGCGGCAGATTTACGAAATATTGATGAACAAGCAATCGAACTTCTGGAAAATTGGGATCAGAACGATGATAAAAATCTCGCTGCACCACTCATTCATCACCTGTGGATCACTTCATTTTCAAATTATATTTTGAGGAGAGATTTCATGGCGAGATGGCTAGGCACTTTCGAGATACCAGAGTCGTCGTTGATGAGCTGA